The nucleotide sequence AATCATTGCTACTAGACAGCCTATTTAGGTCTCTCTTTAGATACAAAGTCATTGATATGGAACAAGACTGTGTAAAGCCGATGTCAGAGTATGGAGGGAAACATACGACTCTGGGTACTTTGCAATGAAAGCTGTGTCTgactatatatatcttaaggaGAGGAAGCTAAGCTACTTAATGACTATTTGGAAGGATCCATAACCCATGCGTGTCTTTCAATACCACTGCTGTCGATCTTCAGTTATCCACAGGTAGAATTTGAAACCCCTCGGCACTTGAACTAGGCAAGGGCTCTTTCATCAGCAAAGCCTTGGTTTCCGTGTCCACGGTTATAACCCAGCCAGGAGATTCTTCCTGCCTGATAGTAAACCTGTCAGAACCTGGCGCCGAGGGCTTAATAAACCAGTTCCACTGAATGGGAACATTGAGCCCGTGCCCCTTAATCACGAACCTGCTAGCAGCATAGCCATGGCCTGCAGTCACGTTGCCCAACCAATCGCCTGTTTCAATCTCTTGCAGCCAATAAGCAGAGCTGCTGAATGATTCAAGCGACTCCCTGCCCGACGCAGGTGTCAGGTACCATTTCTGCCACCCGGCTTTCGCAACGGCCATGGGGGCGGTTGCAACGATGGGGTGTTGGACTTGTACAAATCCAGATGAAGCGCTCGTCGCAAACCAGACTTGCAATTTGTCTTCCCCCTTGACTTCCATCAGCCTGTTGTAGAGGTCGATCGTAGCCTTGCCGATAGACGACTCGAAGAGCTCACGCTGCTTCTCCAGATATCCAATGTGGCGGGCGACAGTCTTCTCGCCTTCAGAGAAGTGGACTTTCGGGGACTCCGTCGCCATCTCTAGAAGCTCAATACCCCGACCAACAACCGCCCAATAGCTGTAGACCTAAAGCTCATGTTAGCTATACATATCCAGTTACTGATTGTGGATACGTTGTTACTTACCAAAGCTCGGCATCGAAGGTAGAAAATTCGGAATTCCTCCGAGTTGTCAAAGGCCCGCTGTGCGAGTTGCTTGAGGAACGAACTGCTCCCCTCCTCGCCCAGAAAGCTGTTGATCTGTTCCAGACTCTCAGGAACATTCTTAGCAACCTCCTTGAGTTGATTATCCAATCTCTTCTGGAGACCGCGCATTTTCTCCTGGCGCTTCTCAAGGTCCGCAATCGCCGAGTCACGAACGACAGTCTCGAAAATATCGATGATGCCATTGTACAGACTGTCAATCTTTGTCAAGTGACTCTTCAAAGAGTCACTTCGAAGTTGCAGAATGCTATCCGCCAATTGACTGGCGAGATTGTCAATGGATTTTCTGACATCGCGGATGAGGCcgatggcttcttcaagtTTCTGCTTGACATCTGCGATCTCCTTCTGAAGGTTCTGTTCATCGCTGCCAAAGAACTCCTCAAAGCCCTTCTCAAAGGCCTTCTTGCCAGCGGCCCCTGCAATGCCACAAGCAAACTTTACCAGAAGCTTGGTGCCGATTTTCTCTGCTAAGGCTGACATGTTATAGACTTGTTGTACTGGAGAATAAtgagtaaaagaagaagttggtaGGGCAGTTGACAAAGCGTGTAGTgagaagttgatgaagaattgtATTCTCAACAGAAGGGATCTCGGCCTTTATAGAGAATGTCTGCTTCGGCGTCATCGCTATCTCGTAGGATACTTTATGCACTCAGTCGAAAAGGGAAGAGGGAGCCAGCAACGTAACCTGGAAGGACGCtgttgtggctggctggtaGACGCAATGCTCCATATCTTGGCAATAAAGGCCAGTCGAGGCCATTTCAGCTGCCATCCTCTGCATCCTGTGCCTATCGCTTGGACAGCAATTGACAAAATCCAAGGGTTGACTGGCCTTTGATTGGTTTCGGGCGGAACGGGTCCATGAAGCATACGGTTCCAATCTATTTTAGGCCTGTCAGACAGGTCGCTTAATAGGTCACGCGTTAGAGAAGACCAACCAAGTCAACAGTTCgcttattatcttattaccGAGGGTCATGACAGCTTCACTAAAATTCCTAAAGCAGTTCTTATCCACCTAACTGTCAATAGTCTGTCCCAACTCGGAGCAATATTCCCCACTAGCGTCAATAATCGACACTTGAAAGGATAAGGGTCCAAAACTAACGAATTTTAGTGCATAGCTGAGAATAAATCTGGATAAAACTGATAAGCCGGAGCTTGCTTCGATTTTGCTGATCTTCACCGCTTTATAGAGGTGACCTAGCTTGAGGGATGCTCTATGTTTTGATGACGAGTATGAGAGACATGATACGGGCCTCTGGATCTcacgagagaagaagaacaatgaCGGTCTGCAGGCTAGAGGGAGAGGCTTGGATTATTTCCCTGCTTCTATGGAGATAGCTTTCAGAATAAACATGCTTCTTTCTCATGATAGCATTTACCCCAAAACTCTGGCAATAGGGTCCAAGAGTTTCCAAGTAGCCACAGGATCAACGCAGAGTCAAGACACCCACCCTTGGTGACGGAGAAATCTGGTGGCCAGAATGCGCGTCGCAAATATTCCCTTGTCAGCATCTCGTTCCGCGCCGCATCTAGACCCTTTTCCACTCCAAGTAGAACTCCTTTCCACTCAGTCCTGGTCCCATCATGCGATCAAACTCCTTCTGTGCACCTTGCTGTccaggcttgagcttgagtctAAAAGGCCATTTGTCAATGATGGTGTGCTGGTCTTTGATCCCGACCTTCATGAATTCCGGAAACTTGTCGAACTCAAGTTTTCGTGCAATCCTAGAACTGTTAGACTTAAAAGCAGAGATACGGATTTTGGTGATCACTCACTTGTCGAAAACATGGTCGAAAGTTCGGACCAAATCCGAAGCATGGATATACTTGATTACGACGAGATCCCAGGTTGTAGTAGGAAGCGAAGGCTCGGGAAGATAACCTTCAAGGGCTTCCACCATATCGTCAAGTTTGTCCATTCCAAGACGATCCTCAGTTGTCATATTCTCTTGGATGGCGTTCACGAAGCGGGTGATAAGTGTTGCATGAGGGTTGGCTGTAGATGAGCGAAGCAAAGGTGCCATTACGGCGACCGTGAGATTGATGCCCATATAAGCCTTGTCCGAAAGATTGGATACCTTGAAGAATGTAAGTTTGCAGTCGATCCACAGTCATCGAGTCTTACCTCAATGCGATCAAATGACCCCTTCTTGAGTTGATCAAGTAGGTCGCTAGCATTGTGGTGGATTAGCTGGAAGCTGATGTTTTTGTCCTCAATACGGGACATGAAGTGTTTAAGCACCGAACGAAGATAAGTGAAGAGCCTCCCATAAATTTCGGAAGTTGCCGGTCCATGTTGAGTCATTTCAACGTCTTTCGCAGGCCACCCGTCGAGTGGCTCGCAAGAGTACTCCATCGGCCATGAGAATGGGACATGGAAGAGAGTCCTGAAGATATTAGCTTCTGGAAATCAATGAAATGACCACTCACGGGTTCGGGACGGTAAACTCGCTGCGTCCCGCCCCAAAGGGCTGAAGGACTCCATCTTCACGGAACCGCTGCTTGGCGACTCGATGAGAGGGTGGGATGAGTGCGTAATCGCGATCGAGAAAGTCACGTTGGGACTCGGCGAGAGTCCCGGCTTTTCGAAACTGGTTCGCTATCTCCATGGTCAAACCGTCATGGACGCTGACGAAGGACAGGAGCTTGTCCCAAGCCCCCTTAGAGAGAACCAGTCTGAGAGATCGCTTCCCGAATACCCAAGTCTTGCCCAACATGCGGTCGTCAGACTTGCCCTTGGTCTTGTCGCAGACTGCCTTGATGAGCGGACGAATGCGCTGTTCAATGATGGCCTGGTCAGACTTGCGGATGAAGCTCGAGTACCACGTATGAATGATGCAGTCGACACCTTCAGTGTCGTCATCAGATGTGAGAGCAATAAGAAGAATGATTGCATTTCGCCCGACGATGTTCAGGTCACGATCGTTTATGGTGATGTCCATGGGCTGATCCCAGCATGGAGGAAGTTGAGCGATGGTCTTAACGACGTTTCGCAGATCGCCAGAGGCTACCATGACAAAAGATCAGTTGTGCCGCCTCCGTAATAAAGCAGGGATTACAATACCagcgaagagaagagacaattTCCCTCTGTAGGATTCTCCTTCATTGGCGCCGAGCTTGAGAACGTCGAGAGCTGGCACACTCCCTAAGATCCAAGTATCCCCTCCCGAGCGAATTTGGGGCGGGAGTTGGGCGCCTGGGGCAAAAATTGGAGTTCGATTCTGCACGATCCATCGAGGCTTCCAAGAATCGCTGTTCAAGGACGACTTGCAGTGGATCTTGTGAATGGGCCAGTGAGCCTTCTGGCATTCGGAGCTGCAGTACTGCAAGATGTGAGCGCGGTATAAATAGAGAAGTGCCTGATGCGACTCACGACGACTAGGCGGCAGTTGGCGCAGCTGGATTTGCCGGTGTTCTGACAGCTGGCCCCTTCTGGGCTGCAGTTCGCGCAGGGAAGTGAGGGTGTCGTCATAGTGTCTGATGTCGACTTTGGTGACCGGtgaggaaaggaaagagagagaagaggaagatgagagcgagaaaaaagaagaatggtATGTCTTGCCTGGAGCCTAAGCCTAGATCAAACATTCAAAAGTTGCTGACTGCAAGCACTGGCTGGCactgttgaggctgataGCTAAAGGATCCACTGCTTGTGATCAAACAGCGCCCTGGGTGTCACAAGAATTGACCAGTTCTGTAATCTTTacctaaagataataaattaaaataaaattacattatataagttaagagaaacttattaaaattttataaacaGTCAGATTAATAGGGACCGGTCAGTGCTTATGACACCCGCCACACAGCGACTTTTGTCACTTCACGATTGCTGGCGACAAACTTTGCTATACAGTGGTTACGTAGCCGCAAAACGAATTCGCACAGCCACTACATTGTTTGGTCCACTAAAACATGATTGCCGCGATGCTATTCACATCTGCGCGGAAGAAAACTCTTCAGCCTGGCAACTTGCAAATATCCGGACACATGGCGCTAAACGGATGCCTGCATCAGAGGCGTCTACGATTTCGCTTACCTGCTTGTGCATGTTACCTCGCCAACATTGCTGCAGATATTAAACGTTTGCGATTTGGATGTGAGATTGTTCCTTATGAGTTTCAATATTGCGGTGTAGAATGTTGTTGAAATCAGTAGCCCAGATGGTGCGGCCTCCTTGATGTTTACTCACAAACTTCAGCGTCAGTATGATACCCCACTAGCAAACGATTGAGTAAGATTCAAGGATACAGGAGCTCAATTGCTAAGCTACACATGTGGTAGTCGAAAGAATAGCCACTATGATTGTCTTCACTGAGGCACTCTAACAGTGCCCTTCATGACCTCGACTGCCTTCCCACTAAGATGAACAGTCTTAACATTTCTCTCTCCAGCTTCACTCGTCTTGACTTCAACATCCACTACGATAAGACTCTCGCGGCCCATCTCAACACCCTGGGTGATATAGAACCTGATCGAAGTGGCAGAAAGCTTGTGCAACGCCAAGTAACACGACAACGCAGATGCGGCACTTCCAGTTGCAGGATCCTCCATATCACGCTTCACAAGTCTTGTGCGGAGGTTCTGCACATATTTTCCATCAGATGATGTGTCGCCGTTGAGGAGCGTGTAGTAGTAGCGCCTCGAGTCAAAGTCGTGTTTCCAGCCGTCATCCTGCAGGTCGCCGTCAATGTAACTCATGGCTCCGACCTTGGCAGCGCCGAGCAGCTCCAATGTTGGGAGTTCCACGAGGGCGAAAGTCATCCCGTTAACGATGCTGAACAGTGGCGCGccctcatcagcagcagcgacTTTTGCCAATTTCTCATCCCAACCAGCTTCAACGGCATGCTTTGGCACGCGCTGCTTATGAAGTCTAACATCGTGAGGAATTAAAGCTCGCGCAGAACCGTTTTCGAACTCAAGGTCAATTCTGCCCGCCTTTGCAATCATGGTCTTTACGCCCTGCGGCTGAAGAAAAATAGCCGTGCCGATGGTCGGATGCCCCGCGAATGGCAATTCGAACTTTGTGGTAAAGATATCAATCTTTCTCTCATCTGTATCGTCGCGATTCTCAATATCATGAACAAAGACTGTCTCGGAGAGGTTGAACTCGCAGGCAATTCGTTGCTTTTGCGATTGGGTGAGGGATGCTTGTTGGCTTGGTGGGGGTATCGTCACCACCGCTAAAGGATTGCCCTCAaaggcggtggtggtgaaAACATCGAGAGTGGTGAATTCGAGACTCATCTTGTAGTCATCAATTCGTTCACTGATGTTAAAGATATCACTTCTTGGCGGTTGGAACAATAGGTGAATGAGCCTTTTAGTACTCAGCTAATTGGGCGTGTGAGTCAGAGAGCTACATGACACATCGTAATACGATGACTAATTCACCCGAGCACAAGTCAACGACATCGGCGCGTATACACTGAGTAGCATAGTCATGAGCGAGTTTATTCCTAGCTAGAAAAATTCTGGGGTAGCATGGCCTTGACCAAGACCTCGACGCTCAGACAGTTTGATTGATAGGAATTTGCTCACTAGCAGCAATGTCCCGTCTTGCTACGCTGCTATTCTTGAGTGCATCTTCCATCAAGCACCAAGTTTTGCTACCGTCTCCCTCAAGGAGCGCACATCGCGTTCCATGTTCCTGAGTTCAAACTCGTGTGACTTTCGCAACTGCTTTCTCACTCTCATGCGTTCAAAACCCCAACAGAAACCGCACAGTATAAGGGCAAAAGCAACTATTGCACCGATGGTGATGCCTGCCACTTGACCACCAGTCAATCCGGACCTTGCACTCGctttcttgtccttgggggTCTTTTCCTTTGGGTTCTTTCCCTTACGGTTCTTGCAGCTCTGGCCGTTCTGGCAGTTCTGGCACTTCTGACACTTCTGACACTTCTGGGAGTGCTGACACTTCTGGCACTTCTGGCAGTTGCTGCAGTTCTTGCAGTTCTTTCCCTTGCGGTTCTTTTCTTTACGGGATGGTTTCGAAGCCACGGGGGATTTGGAACTCCCACTATCCGGCATGCTGACATTGAAGAATGCGGATCTTAGAGTTGGTCCCAATGTTCCATGTTGATTTAGTTGGAACAAGTAAACAGCGTCTTCACCATTTTGCAGATAGTGGCCCATATCATACACAGCCGTCCAGTGGTAGCGACCTCGTATCGGTGAGTGGGTGAGCTGAGATTGCTTTGTCACTGTGAGATCAGATCAGTCTAGTTCTCTTAAGCCTACATAATGGAACTCATCATACCGTCCAGTCTGGTTTCTTGCCCTTTCTTATCTCCGGCCGTACTCAGCTGCCAAACAGACAAGTCTCTGATATCGACAACATTCGAAAGAATGACCGGGACGACCTCGCCTTGTTTGTAGCGTTGGTTGTTGTCGAACCTTCGAAGATCGTCATCGACCAATGCATATGGCGGGGGGTTCATGAATTTCGTTTCTTCACAGGCTGCTAGGCTGGCGAGTGAAGTTGCCAAGAGGAACACCCAATTCAGATGCATGATGGATGGTGTTGCACTGGACTCAAAGTGTGAAAGATTGAGACGTTTCGCACCCACCTCTGTTAACTTTAAATGGTTCaagagaggaggaggatatagtataaaggaaAAGGAATCATGTCAATTTCGCATGCGAGGGCGAGCGACGGTTATTTATGGTTATCTGAGAGTCGTGGTCAATGTTGGAATGGAGTTTGAAATAAGCCATGATTGATGTAACCCCCACAGTGATGCCGCCACCAATATCTCTCGTGGCTAAATGGCTGAGTAGCCAGGCCAAACGTCTGGCGGCGTGAGGGGTGTTGTGACGACATGACTGACATTAGACTTCAGATTTCTCAGAGAGCAAACTCCCCTCTACATGCAGCCTCCCAGGCATTGCACTCCAATTACTCAATGTTATCTGATAAATCACAATCATACATTACGCCAGTGGTTATGTTATCGAAGGTGGTTGACGCGCTCTTGTTTCAAAAAGACAAATATGCAAGCCACAGAGTATCATATGATGCCGGGATATTCATGACTGGCGCGTTTACTGACGACGATAAAGTATTCGCACGCCTTTGATGTGGATCAGGCCCTGGTTGGATGACCAGAGCCAGTGCAACGAATTTAATCGGATGGGCGTCGTTAAACCTAGAGTAGAGAAATTCCGAGTTATACAAGATCCAACGCCGAGAGAATGTAGCAAGGTTCATTGGTCAGTATCCCATGGCTTACGAGTTGAAGCTTATATCAGCGCATCTTCATTCGTCATCTGTGTTCAGCTTGAAGTTTAACCTTATTGGCTAGCCAACTACATAATCAAGTAAGAAGGCTTCTCAACTTTTCGCGTGGCTTTTGAGTAAGTGTCAGAGTGATCTGATTATCGAAAGTCCATTGTGACATCACAGTATCAGTAAGTTTCCCCGCCTTGTTCTTTAACTCTAGTTCCTGATAGAAATCCCTCCGCTATCAAGGCGCTTCATGCAGCCCTGGTGGACTTCTAGCATACCCTACCGGATAAACTTCCAGCGCCGGGTCACCAGGTAGCTCAGCCTTTGTCTCGGAATAGTTGACCTGCCCTTGTTGGCTCTGAGAAACCACTGACACGTCCGTATTTCCTTTACTTCGTCCCAATCTTTTCCAGATGAACCATCcgacaacaccaagaagtATTAGACCGCCGATGGTGCCCCCAACCGCGGCACCCGCGATTTCGCCCTTGGACATCCCAGAGTCGGAATTTAGATCAGCGTCTGGGTTCAAGTTTCGATCTGTGGCCGTAGATGTTGGGAGGGGCTGCGTGGCGGACGTTGCGAtctgagaagaagacatgCTCCGTACCGTGGTAGAAGTTCGTAGCGTGGATGCGGTCGTCGTCTCGATTCTCGGGGCAGTGACATTAAAGTATTGTGTCGAAGCAATGGGTGCCATAAGACCGTCGGGACCCATAAGCCGATTGGGATACTCGCCTAAGGCAAAGTAGTACACAGCGTCTTCATTCTCCTTCAGTATTCCTACTACATCCCACTCAGCCTTCCACTCAGTACGAGATGCTAGATACACGGGTCAGCATGTCGTATACGAACAATGGCTTCTAGGTATCCTAcagtctaatatatattccCAATACGTTGATCCTATTGTTTGGATCAAGTATAGTTGAACTTTGTCGAGGTCGGTCTCCCAAAGAATCTGAATCGCGTTGCCAACCCCGTACCGTACATTCTTTCCGAAGCCAGCTTTACGATCGACATCGAAGTTCCATTCTGGGGGGCGCCGGAATGTGGTATCACATAAAGCACGATTGGCGAATATCGAGAGTAGTAGGGTGAGGGATGAAAGAATACTCATGTTGGGGACAAAGACTTTCACGTCTCGAAAAGTATGGACGATGGGCCGTTAGCGGTCAAAGAGGTTGTGCGGGACGCGAAAAACCAGTACTGATCATGGTGGACAAGCTTGTTTGTTTTGACTGATTCGTGAGCCGAAGCCAAGACCGTGTTGATAGGGGCCATTAATTAAACCAGTACCATCCTCCCTGGATGATATGCAGCCGACCAGCGAGATAGGATTAGTTCAGGCCGAGCCGTAGTCTAAAGCGCTGGGGTTGAATTTGATAATCTGACCCCATTCCGACCACTGTCGTCAAATCTTGAACACAAGTGAGAAGTCACAAACGGCTCGTATTTGCCTTTTGCAATATTCTTATAGTAGTTCTCATGTTATCTCTCTCTTTTATAATGCGTTCAAAATGCAAGATCccaagttctctctgccatTTTTTTGAGTCGATTCCAGATTTGTCTAGTTGCATATGCAGGCTTGACAGGGGACAACCAACAGcacaacaaccaacagagCGTCGCATCGCATTGGGTTAAGCTACTGGCTTTGAAACGCTTCGCACAGACACAACTACCCAGTAGGGAAAGTGATTAAATAGAAGCTAATAAGAGAAGCAATATTGATAAGCCCATTTCTGAAAAGGGGCTATGGCTACATTGGGCGAATTATGATGGCTCAGGAGCTTCTTGTAAGCTTTCATCGCCGAAAGGTGTTAACGCCAAATGTTCGCCGATGTCCCAGACATAAGTTAGCTGTGTGTAAACAGGGTGCTGGTCTCCTGAGCGAAACTGCCTTAGAAGCCGAGATACACAACTGGCTTTGACCTTTCACTGCTGGATCCTTGTAAGCAGACTGATACGCCCAGATATCATCAACTGGCATCGAGACTACAAAGCAGTAAGTAGCAGCAATCATGAAGCTTGCTTCCTTCGACGAGTCGATATAGCCAAGATATTGAGTGAGTGTGCATGATTTCTCGATTCACTACGAAACAA is from Fusarium musae strain F31 chromosome 4, whole genome shotgun sequence and encodes:
- a CDS encoding hypothetical protein (EggNog:ENOG41); protein product: MSALAEKIGTKLLVKFACGIAGAAGKKAFEKGFEEFFGSDEQNLQKEIADVKQKLEEAIGLIRDVRKSIDNLASQLADSILQLRSDSLKSHLTKIDSLYNGIIDIFETVVRDSAIADLEKRQEKMRGLQKRLDNQLKEVAKNVPESLEQINSFLGEEGSSSFLKQLAQRAFDNSEEFRIFYLRCRALVYSYWAVVGRGIELLEMATESPKVHFSEGEKTVARHIGYLEKQRELFESSIGKATIDLYNRLMEVKGEDKLQVWFATSASSGFVQVQHPIVATAPMAVAKAGWQKWYLTPASGRESLESFSSSAYWLQEIETGDWLGNVTAGHGYAASRFVIKGHGLNVPIQWNWFIKPSAPGSDRFTIRQEESPGWVITVDTETKALLMKEPLPSSSAEGFQILPVDN
- a CDS encoding hypothetical protein (EggNog:ENOG41), giving the protein MSLEFTTLDVFTTTAFEGNPLAVVTIPPPSQQASLTQSQKQRIACEFNLSETVFVHDIENRDDTDERKIDIFTTKFELPFAGHPTIGTAIFLQPQGVKTMIAKAGRIDLEFENGSARALIPHDVRLHKQRVPKHAVEAGWDEKLAKVAAADEGAPLFSIVNGMTFALVELPTLELLGAAKVGAMSYIDGDLQDDGWKHDFDSRRYYYTLLNGDTSSDGKYVQNLRTRLVKRDMEDPATGSAASALSCYLALHKLSATSIRFYITQGVEMGRESLIVVDVEVKTSEAGERNVKTVHLSGKAVEVMKGTVRVPQ
- a CDS encoding hypothetical protein (EggNog:ENOG41), yielding MHLNWVFLLATSLASLAACEETKFMNPPPYALVDDDLRRFDNNQRYKQGEVVPVILSNVVDIRDLSVWQLSTAGDKKGQETRLDVTKQSQLTHSPIRGRYHWTAVYDMGHYLQNGEDAVYLFQLNQHGTLGPTLRSAFFNVSMPDSGSSKSPVASKPSRKEKNRKGKNCKNCSNCQKCQKCQHSQKCQKCQKCQNCQNGQSCKNRKGKNPKEKTPKDKKASARSGLTGGQVAGITIGAIVAFALILCGFCWGFERMRVRKQLRKSHEFELRNMERDVRSLRETVAKLGA
- a CDS encoding hypothetical protein (EggNog:ENOG41) is translated as MSILSSLTLLLSIFANRALCDTTFRRPPEWNFDVDRKAGFGKNVRYGVGNAIQILWETDLDKVQLYLIQTIGSTYWEYILDSSRTEWKAEWDVVGILKENEDAVYYFALGEYPNRLMGPDGLMAPIASTQYFNVTAPRIETTTASTLRTSTTVRSMSSSQIATSATQPLPTSTATDRNLNPDADLNSDSGMSKGEIAGAAVGGTIGGLILLGVVGWFIWKRLGRSKGNTDVSVVSQSQQGQVNYSETKAELPGDPALEVYPVGYARSPPGLHEAP